ttGCCTTACTtgtaattaaatttatattcctTGGTTTAATAGCATATGCAAATCTGCTAAATAACAACCCAGTTAATCCTATGGCTGAAAATATTAGGAAAAAGGATTAGAAACTTATTGTATAACTAATAatgttcatatataaactgataatataaaacacGTAGGAGggataaaattatttttaaattaccAAACTGTTGTGGGAGAGATAAAAGTTTAGGATCTCTATTTATATCAACGATGTTTGCTAGAGATATTGACCATTTAAAGGTTGGGGCCCAAAAATGAATAGTTAAGAGGCCTGTGTCTGACACtataatataatgttatgtacataatacatatgaatatgtttttaatatacctaaatatatatgcatgcccatatatttatttcttaccGAAtgccttttttatattattgttaatGTTGCATCCTGcaatatgattttttattttggggACAATGTTTGGataaaaaacttttttaattatattcattgtatgaaaataagtgtaaaatataattaatgaaACTGCTGGGTTGTACTTAAGTATATTTTCCGtctatttataaaatattgtaatataaataaagcattgagaataattatattcttaattatatagttatttttctttattattagtaACACTCAATTTTGTgggataataataatatgtatatgaaaCACATTTGGTACTCATTATTTCATATCATATTTACCATACTaagcattttttatgtattataaaaattaacgttttatataaattttattttacattcttaatataaaatgggaaattaaattattttttttcgcaTGATATGTCCAagattattttatgaaatatataaaaaattcattatatttaaatgatacTAAGTACTATTTACACGTAAATTTTGAAGCTATTGTGTATcaccaaaaaaataaaaaaaacaaatttataccgaagcaataatatatattattattattaggtttattaaataaatatatatatgctaaaaaggtaaatgaatataggcataatataaatacacacatatatattataagcaTAGGGATATTACCTAATTGGTCATATGTATTTTGttacattttataaaaatgataagaaCAAATTTgcttagaaaaaaaaatatataaatggaaTAAATAACTGATTATTCCTTTAACCAATTAACCAACAAATTATCCTGAAAAAACGATAGGAAAattgttcataaaattatgcTCTAAAATagcgaaaataaaatttccatatttttctttatctcATTATCAATGTATAAATAGCATGAAATAAACAAACATAAAACCAAACTAGTATGAAATAATTGTTCTTAGCATAAGCTCTTAGAAATGATACACAATTGTTcctatatctatatataagaacaaatacatataaaaataagttgtttaaattatataaaaaaaataataatcgctaaatttttacacttatataaaatttcgTCAAcgaaataatacaaaaaatatataactaaACTTCTACGaatgtattatttgtttaaactattgtaaaatatttttaattttattttctatagaCAAGTTTATATGCTCGCAAATAAGTAAAAGGGGGATACTTCCTCATGCTTACGTGTGTGTGTACATATATccatataatatgcatacgTAACTACAGCATTTCCTATAATTCCAAAATTTGAATTTAGCATATTGCTAAAATtgtcaaaataaaattaaattttttccCTCCGCTGCGTTTTAtgtagaataaaaaaaataaaaaagaaaaaaaataatactacattctaaaatatatttttgtctttttataatatttttttttatattgagaaaaaaactttttatgCAAAACCacatttgtaaatataaaaaatttataactagagactataattttttaaattattgaaTTTATGTGAATAAATACATTCCCTTTCCTTTAATGAATATAGGCATATTGCccatatattcatatatataatataattctttGAGGCATGGGAAAATTCCAATGTGTGTATAGCTAAacgtttttttaaaaaaattgtaaatttaAATCTATTATACTTCCAAAAATTGTTtgatattttcaaaataaaaaagagaaatcATCAAAACCTCAAAATacaagagaaaaaaatgaaaagaaaaatatctaataaagaaaaacacCTATgataagaataaaaaatatggatacTAATAAAACTTGTCTTTTTccttttcgtttttttacaaGTTTTAAATAGAACATGAAatgtttaaattaaaaaacaaaagaaatacatatatagatatatatttttgtacaCTTATACATCCATTAATCTATTAtactataaatattttgaaaaaaacaaataagaGAATAAATCCCTGAAAGTAATAGGGCCTTTAAGCATACATATTTGAATGAATACGGATACGAAAAAATggatgaagaaaatgagaaggatatgaaaaaaataacaacgGGATTAATAAACAGGAAGTAggtttttgtttattttataataaaacacaTGAGAATAAATCTATATATCTatctacatatatatgtatgtacaTACTAACATGGAATTATCGACCAAACTATTCCTTAATTATccattatatacaaaaataataattacacATTATGAATCAtagcaaatatataatattgtatGAACTGGTCATATATTGCGGCTCTCTTTTTCCTGcagattttttttatttccacaATTTtcgaacaaaaaaaacgaaatagAATACAATGTTTTAAGGAATTATAATgcaaaagaatatatatatattcacttGGTAGTATCTCTTTTAGTCATTTTGATAGAATTCATTAGTTTTTCTTTTAGTAAGAccaaaaagaaataatataactgATAAATGTGTAAAATGCATTTAAAATACACGCATTTAtgcttattatatatgctacacatatatacatatcaaattatttattttctattttctattttaatTGTAGATTTAAGTAAAAAGGATGCAACTGTGATggaaatatttgttttcattttttctgtTTTGAACTGCATAATGCATATTGTTGTTATTATAAagttttactttttttcgccacgaaatatttattcgaAAAGTCTCTTTATCGGATACATCATTATAGTAAGTTACCAATATTAATAGAAATtaggaattaaaaaaagatgttatttatttataggCTATACATATCACTATTCActtgtatatatgtattcaatttttattatttttctcacCTCATTTAACAGAACcaaatatttcaatttttgtctctatatttttttacgaaaaaaaataaagaatttaAAGAAGGATCAATACAAATTGTTTCttataataacaaattaaGCTTAtacattcattttttcatagATTCAGTTTGTATAATATGTCTTCCAACTCTAAAGtagataaataaagaaccgatataaaataaatgcattTTATACTAGCTAATActcattttaaaaaaacaaccaTTTGTTcacattattttctaacTGTACATTTTGTGTATGTCTTTTTCAGGTACATAGTAAGTGTCATATTTATGATATTGTACGCAAGTGGTACTACCATACTAATTATGctaacaaattttaaaaaagaagaaaatgcaTCAGAACTTATtagtatgtatattttaagCGTAGTGCTGATGatgttcatttttttaagataTCTAGCAGAAAAAAGGAAcagaatattattatatattattaatgagtttctattaaataattacaaaACAGACATTGATACAAAAACGCAGTGCggtaatgaaaatgaatctATATCTGTGGACATAGATAAGGAAAATGATAAGACATATAACAACTCCAAAATGTTATT
This region of Plasmodium chabaudi chabaudi strain AS genome assembly, chromosome: 13 genomic DNA includes:
- a CDS encoding mitochondrial pyruvate carrier protein 2, putative; the encoded protein is MNIIKKVFYPNIVPKIKNHIAGCNINNNIKKAFVSDTGLLTIHFWAPTFKWSISLANIVDINRDPKLLSLPQQFAIGLTGLLFSRFAYAIKPRNINLITINVFMSITAMYQITRIVIYKYNNMDNEKAIKE